From a single Arachis hypogaea cultivar Tifrunner chromosome 3, arahy.Tifrunner.gnm2.J5K5, whole genome shotgun sequence genomic region:
- the LOC112791583 gene encoding probable methyltransferase PMT11 translates to MSLDLLRSSLALKIIGSLFIAVTFFYLGMHWSDGYQQLVFFSDPNPNRLVSTSPNFDKQFNVSALINDFQPPPEVALESPQPEVKKFGIVSENGTMSEDFEVGNEWVNETEVASTEDDGGGGGGGGGSSTRFVIKRFGLCPRNMSEYIPCLDNEEAIKKLPSTEKGERFQRYCPEKGRGLNCLVPAPKGYRTPIPWPQSRDEVWFNNVPHNRLVEDKGGQNWISRDKDKFKFPGGGTQFIHGANEYLDHIAKMIPEITFGRHIRVVLDVGCGVASFGAYLLSRNVLTMSVAPKDVHENQIQFALERGVPAMASVFATRRLLYPSQAFDLIHCSRCRINWTRDDGILLAEVDRMLRGGGYFVWAAQPVYKHEEALEEQWEEMLDLTTRLCWNFLKKDGYIAVWQKPSNNSCYLNREEGTKPPLCDPRDDPDNVWYVNLKACISRLPENGYGTNVTEWPARLQTPPDRLQSIKFDAFTSRAELFKAESKYWNEIIGQYVDTLRWKEMRMRNVMDMRAGFGGFAAALISRKFDCWVMNVVPVSSTNTLPVIYDRGLMGVMHDWCEAFDTYPRTYDFLHAANLLSAERKRCNMSSIMLEMDRILRPGGQVYIRDSIAIMDEIQDIAKAMGWQVTLRDTSEGPHASYRVLVCDKHLLHA, encoded by the exons ATGAGCTTGGATCTGCTGAGAAGTTCCCTTGCATTGAAGATCATCGGCTCTCTCTTCATCGCCGTCACATTCTTCTACTTGGGAATGCACTGGTCCGATGGCTACCAACAACTCGTCTTCTTTTCAGACCCTAACCCCAACCGCCTTGTTTCCACATCCCCCAATTTCGACAAACAATTCAACGTCTCCGCCCTCATCAACGATTTCCAACCACCGCCGGAAGTAGCCCTAGAATCGCCCCAGCCGGAGGTCAAGAAATTCGGGATCGTGAGCGAGAATGGGACCATGTCGGAGGATTTCGAGGTGGGGAATGAGTGGGTGAACGAGACGGAGGTTGCCTCTACGGAGGACGACGGCggcggcggtggtggtggtggtggttcttcTACGAGATTCGTGATCAAGAGGTTTGGTCTGTGCCCGCGGAACATGAGCGAGTATATACCGTGTTTGGATAATGAGGAAGCGATTAAGAAGCTTCCTTCCACTGAGAAAGGAGAGAGGTTCCAGCGCTATTGCCCCGAAAAAGGTCGTGGCTTGAATTGCTTGGTTCCTGCACCCAAAGGGTACCGTACCCCAATTCCATGGCCCCAAAGCCGAGACGAG GTATGGTTCAATAATGTTCCTCACAATCGTCTTGTAGAAGATAAAGGTGGCCAAAACTGGATTTCCAGAGACAAAGATAAGTTCAAATTTCCAGGAGGTGGTACGCAATTTATCCATGGGGCAAATGAATACCTGGACCACATTGCTAAG ATGATCCCTGAAATTACTTTTGGTCGGCATATACGGGTTGTTCTTGATGTTGGCTGTGGTGTAGCTAGCTTTGGCGCATATTTACTGTCACGGAATGTCCTCACCATGTCTGTAGCTCCCAAAGATGTTCATGAGAATCAGATCCAATTTGCTCTTGAGCGTGGTGTGCCAGCAATGGCATCGGTATTTGCTACTAGACGGTTATTATATCCAAGTCAAGCTTTTGACTTGATACATTGTTCACGCTGTAGAATTAACTGGACAAGGGATG ATGGGATATTGCTAGCTGAAGTTGATAGGATGCTAAGAGGAGGAGGATACTTTGTCTGGGCTGCCCAGCCAGTTTATAAACATGAGGAAGCTTTAGAAGAACAATGGGAAG AGATGCTTGATCTTACTACTCGACTCTGctggaattttttgaaaaaagatgggTACATTGCAGTATGGCAGAAACCTTCTAACAATAGCTGCTATCTAAACCGCGAGGAAGGGACTAAACCTCCACTGTGTGACCCACGTGACGACCCAGACAATGTTTG GTATGTTAATCTAAAAGCATGCATCTCTCGGTTACCTGAGAATGGCTATGGAACAAATGTTACAGAATGGCCTGCTCGTTTGCAAACTCCGCCTGATAGGCTTCAAAGCATAAAATTTGATGCCTTCACATCCAGAGCAGAGCTTTTTAAGGCAGAATCGAAATATTGGAATGAGATAATAGGACAATATGTTGATACTTTACGCTGGAAAGAGATGAGAATGAGAAATGTTATGGACATGCGAGCTGGATTTGGAGG GTTTGCAGCAGCATTGATTAGTCGGAAATTTGACTGCTGGGTTATGAATGTTGTTCCTGTTAGTAGCACAAATACCTTGCCAGTTATCTACGACCGTGGATTGATGGGAGTTATGCATGACTG gtGTGAAGCATTTGACACCTACCCAAGAACCTATGATTTTCTGCATGCTGCCAACCTTCTTTCTGCAGAGCGCAAAAG ATGCAATATGTCATCTATTATGCTTGAGATGGACCGAATACTAAGACCGGGAGGACAGGTATACATCCGCGATTCTATTGCCATCATGGATGAAATTCAAGACATTGCCAAGGCAATGGGGTGGCAAGTCACATTGAGGGATACATCTGAGGGGCCTCATGCTAGTTATAGAGTATTGGTGTGTGACAAGCACCTACTACATGCTTGA